The following proteins are encoded in a genomic region of Rhodopirellula islandica:
- a CDS encoding ExeA family protein: MSSVEHSFHVPPFPPFPSAERYVPVGSQDEALQRIQRAIEAWEAISLVIGPPGVGKSLLCQLLLKQFAGRREVVVLGDAMLDNPLLFQRHLLTRLNRVRGIHSTPLEPNEDPQFALVERLARSTAEFPGLLLLVDEAQALTPEVLETIRIITNTMSEGQPRVSAVLLGGPKLDETLALPSLEALVQRVATRCYLHPLNGDEALTYVQDVIKNCGSNPQEAITNEAIRAIHQACSGTPRLINQMMTAAIDCAASLNQSIIDNKIVDRAWATLQQLPSPVMEEPTIAQPNGESSNVEFGALDDSMWDETSSDEESTSATFESATIESNDASDLGRRWNDQALPNESEAVAEVEATTCDTQACNTSECGEEACQTTGLCQGDLCQGDLCQGEQCQDGQCQNGPCQAEPCHGEQLQDVAVATSEPTTDQQTIDESLVCEDTTASPEATDNLEFGSLSIDCQTYEGDYEMVSDVIGSALAANLPETEEAESHNSEAPVASTPTADQLFGEFDDEEEINSTVDALAASVEATDKFDASDNVASDLETTLHEEILSMRGAANSPLSLLGDDANGMDEVCDEAQMGEMQNQSAIAASAPVLWIEEDGEDIAVNHDDRDMLVIEDDVQVETAALHHESADVSAGRPVAVDFQAMLAKMRSPQS, translated from the coding sequence ATGTCTTCGGTTGAACACTCTTTTCACGTGCCTCCCTTCCCGCCCTTCCCCAGTGCGGAACGTTACGTTCCCGTTGGATCGCAGGACGAGGCATTGCAACGAATCCAACGAGCAATTGAAGCCTGGGAAGCAATTTCGCTGGTCATCGGCCCCCCCGGCGTCGGCAAGTCCTTGCTGTGCCAGTTGCTGCTGAAGCAATTCGCGGGTCGTCGCGAGGTCGTGGTGCTCGGTGACGCGATGCTGGACAACCCCTTGTTGTTCCAACGTCACCTGCTGACGCGATTGAACCGAGTCCGTGGGATTCATTCGACCCCATTGGAACCCAACGAAGATCCGCAATTCGCCCTGGTCGAGCGACTCGCTCGCAGCACCGCGGAATTCCCCGGTTTGCTGCTGCTGGTCGACGAGGCGCAAGCGTTGACACCGGAAGTGCTGGAAACCATTCGCATCATCACCAACACGATGAGCGAAGGCCAACCACGCGTCAGTGCGGTTCTGCTGGGCGGCCCCAAGCTGGATGAGACCCTGGCATTGCCATCGCTCGAAGCACTCGTGCAACGCGTCGCAACTCGGTGCTACCTGCACCCGCTCAACGGCGACGAAGCCCTGACCTACGTCCAAGATGTGATCAAGAACTGCGGGTCCAATCCCCAGGAAGCGATCACCAACGAAGCGATCCGTGCCATTCACCAAGCTTGCAGCGGCACGCCTCGTTTGATCAACCAAATGATGACAGCCGCGATCGATTGCGCCGCGTCGTTGAACCAAAGCATCATCGACAACAAAATCGTCGATCGTGCCTGGGCGACGCTGCAACAATTGCCAAGCCCGGTGATGGAGGAACCCACCATCGCCCAGCCCAACGGAGAATCCTCCAACGTCGAATTCGGCGCACTCGATGATTCGATGTGGGACGAAACCAGTTCGGATGAGGAATCCACCTCGGCAACCTTCGAATCAGCAACCATTGAATCCAACGACGCCAGCGACCTGGGCCGACGCTGGAACGATCAGGCTTTGCCGAACGAAAGCGAAGCGGTCGCAGAAGTCGAAGCCACCACGTGCGACACGCAAGCCTGCAACACCTCCGAGTGCGGCGAAGAAGCCTGCCAAACAACTGGCCTTTGCCAAGGCGACCTGTGCCAAGGCGACCTGTGCCAAGGCGAACAGTGCCAAGATGGCCAATGTCAGAATGGCCCTTGTCAGGCAGAACCGTGCCACGGTGAACAACTACAAGACGTCGCGGTTGCCACATCGGAACCCACCACCGACCAGCAAACCATCGACGAATCCCTGGTTTGCGAAGATACCACGGCGTCGCCAGAAGCCACCGACAACCTCGAATTCGGCTCGCTGAGCATCGATTGTCAGACCTACGAAGGCGACTACGAGATGGTCTCCGACGTCATTGGATCCGCTCTCGCGGCCAACTTGCCCGAGACCGAAGAAGCTGAATCGCACAACAGCGAAGCCCCCGTCGCTTCCACGCCAACGGCGGACCAACTGTTCGGTGAGTTCGACGACGAAGAGGAAATCAATTCCACCGTCGACGCCTTGGCGGCCTCGGTAGAAGCAACTGACAAATTCGACGCCAGCGACAACGTGGCGTCCGATCTGGAAACGACGTTGCACGAAGAAATCCTCAGCATGCGTGGTGCGGCCAATTCACCTTTGTCGTTGCTCGGCGACGATGCCAATGGCATGGACGAAGTCTGCGACGAAGCTCAAATGGGCGAGATGCAAAATCAATCGGCCATCGCTGCTTCGGCACCCGTGTTGTGGATCGAAGAAGATGGCGAAGACATCGCTGTCAACCACGACGACCGTGACATGCTGGTCATCGAAGACGACGTGCAAGTCGAAACCGCCGCGTTGCATCATGAATCAGCGGACGTGTCTGCAGGTCGTCCTGTCGCGGTCGACTTCCAAGCGATGTTGGCCAAGATGCGTTCGCCGCAATCTTGA
- a CDS encoding class I SAM-dependent methyltransferase: MTKSPSTKPRKPASTATIDWYDRPQYFDMVFRDETATEMAFFDEAYQRYATGTVSRVYEPGCGSGRLVAASAARGYDVIGLDNNDAMLAYLQRRLQRRKLSAELINGDMTSHVCSPPVDAAFCTFNTFRHMMDEDAAVAHLRAVAASLRTGGIYVLGFHCIPMDADPDCIERWKASHGGTNISVTLKVVDFQRRKRRETLRVSIKATRKNGTVERVRSEFPLRLYTPKQAVTMLKSVRDELEIVGVHDFDYEIEHQREMDNDLTDAVFVLRKQ; encoded by the coding sequence GTGACAAAGAGCCCTTCGACCAAGCCACGCAAACCAGCCTCCACCGCGACGATCGATTGGTACGATCGGCCTCAGTACTTTGACATGGTGTTCCGTGACGAAACGGCAACCGAAATGGCATTCTTTGACGAGGCGTACCAGCGTTACGCGACCGGAACCGTTTCGCGGGTCTATGAACCCGGTTGTGGCAGCGGTCGTTTGGTGGCCGCTTCGGCAGCCCGCGGGTACGACGTCATTGGGTTGGATAACAACGACGCGATGCTCGCTTATCTGCAGCGCCGATTGCAACGTCGAAAATTGTCGGCCGAGCTGATCAATGGCGACATGACGTCTCACGTGTGTTCGCCCCCCGTGGATGCCGCGTTTTGCACGTTCAACACGTTCCGTCACATGATGGATGAAGACGCAGCGGTCGCGCATCTGCGAGCGGTGGCGGCCTCTTTGCGAACTGGCGGGATTTACGTGCTCGGGTTTCACTGCATTCCGATGGACGCGGATCCGGACTGCATCGAGCGTTGGAAAGCGTCCCATGGGGGCACGAACATCAGCGTGACTTTGAAAGTGGTGGATTTTCAGCGACGCAAACGACGTGAAACACTTCGCGTTTCGATCAAAGCCACTCGAAAAAACGGAACTGTCGAGCGAGTCCGCAGTGAGTTTCCGCTGCGGCTTTACACTCCCAAACAAGCCGTCACGATGTTGAAGTCCGTCCGTGATGAGCTGGAAATCGTCGGTGTCCATGACTTTGACTATGAAATCGAACATCAGCGAGAAATGGACAACGACCTGACCGACGCCGTGTTTGTTCTCCGAAAACAATAA
- a CDS encoding aldehyde dehydrogenase (NADP(+)), whose amino-acid sequence MTHAFQATCAATGEFLPGEFAEATAAQIDFACGRAAEAAVQIRELTPDQLGEFLSAVATEIRSRREEIVSRCELETGYLNARVEGEFDRAMGQLDLFARLAVERPWDRVTSEAADPDRKPFPKPSMTRRFVPVGPVAVFGACNFPLAISVIGNDFVAAVATGNPVVVKSHPSHPGTCELLGNAVKEVVKRLKLPLGTFELLHGRTPETSVRVISHPAIAAVGFTGSPQGGRALAKAILDRENPIPIFAELGSTNPVFITPDAMAVRAKAIAEGFAGSLRFGNGHMCTKPGVVVIQERDADAFIAATRGIFAKQPNLPMLSGPVAEAFDRGIEQLRAAKEVDSLFVAEAIETEGPWHRGAHWFGMNAETAIRERWLHSETFGPVSILVRCRGEAEMLRVAEGFHGSLTTTLHAETSENEFTQCWRRIAERFGGRIILNGWPTGMEIGSATQHGGPFPASLDGRSTSVGHASLERFVRPLCFQNWPEDVMLAKRSGP is encoded by the coding sequence ATGACGCACGCATTCCAAGCCACCTGCGCCGCGACCGGCGAGTTCCTTCCCGGTGAATTTGCCGAAGCGACCGCCGCGCAAATTGATTTTGCCTGCGGACGAGCCGCCGAGGCCGCAGTCCAGATCCGCGAATTGACGCCCGATCAGCTCGGCGAATTCCTTTCCGCGGTGGCGACCGAGATTCGATCGCGACGGGAGGAAATCGTGTCCCGCTGCGAACTGGAAACGGGATATTTGAATGCTCGTGTGGAAGGCGAATTTGATCGAGCGATGGGGCAACTGGATCTTTTCGCTCGATTGGCGGTCGAGCGACCTTGGGACCGCGTGACCTCGGAAGCGGCGGATCCGGATCGCAAACCATTTCCCAAACCCAGCATGACGCGGCGGTTTGTTCCGGTTGGGCCTGTGGCGGTGTTTGGTGCCTGTAATTTTCCGTTGGCGATCTCGGTGATTGGCAATGATTTTGTCGCTGCGGTTGCCACGGGGAATCCGGTGGTTGTGAAGTCGCATCCCAGCCATCCGGGCACCTGCGAACTGCTTGGCAACGCCGTCAAAGAAGTCGTGAAGCGGTTGAAGCTGCCCTTGGGAACGTTTGAATTGTTGCATGGGCGAACCCCGGAAACGTCGGTCCGTGTGATCTCTCATCCCGCGATCGCCGCGGTCGGGTTCACCGGCAGTCCTCAAGGTGGCCGGGCTCTGGCGAAGGCAATCTTGGACCGCGAAAACCCGATTCCCATTTTCGCGGAATTGGGCAGCACCAATCCGGTCTTTATCACCCCGGACGCGATGGCCGTTCGAGCAAAGGCGATCGCGGAAGGCTTTGCCGGATCGCTGAGATTTGGCAACGGTCACATGTGCACCAAGCCTGGTGTGGTGGTGATTCAAGAGCGGGATGCTGACGCGTTCATTGCAGCAACTCGGGGTATCTTTGCCAAACAGCCGAACCTTCCCATGTTGAGTGGTCCTGTGGCGGAGGCGTTTGATCGCGGGATTGAACAGCTTCGAGCAGCCAAAGAGGTGGATTCCTTGTTCGTTGCCGAAGCAATCGAAACAGAAGGCCCCTGGCATCGGGGGGCTCACTGGTTTGGCATGAATGCGGAGACCGCGATTCGTGAGCGGTGGCTGCACAGCGAAACGTTTGGTCCGGTTTCGATTTTGGTGCGTTGTCGGGGGGAAGCGGAAATGTTGCGGGTAGCCGAAGGGTTCCATGGGTCACTGACCACGACACTGCACGCCGAGACGTCTGAGAATGAGTTTACGCAGTGTTGGCGCCGCATCGCAGAACGCTTTGGTGGCCGGATCATTCTCAACGGTTGGCCGACGGGAATGGAGATTGGTTCCGCGACGCAGCATGGCGGCCCGTTTCCCGCCAGTCTGGATGGTCGCAGCACCTCCGTCGGGCACGCCAGTTTGGAACGGTTCGTTCGACCGTTGTGTTTTCAGAACTGGCCTGAGGACGTGATGTTAGCGAAACGCTCGGGACCATGA